In bacterium, the following proteins share a genomic window:
- a CDS encoding MoxR family ATPase: PRVFRFIQGPIFTNVLLADEINRTPPKTQAALLQAMQEYQVTAGGHTYQLERPFYVLATQNPIEQEGTYPLPEAQLDRFMFNVRVDYPSESEERRIVETTTTGGAPQLTAVLSARDIVELQQLVRRIPVAERVLAYAVRLARASRPDAAAPDFVREFIAWGAGPRAGQYLILGAKALAALEGRAAPGIDDVRAVAPSVLRHRLVTNFNAEAEGVDADAVVARLLAGVAD; the protein is encoded by the coding sequence CCCCGCGTCTTCCGCTTCATCCAGGGGCCCATCTTCACCAACGTGCTGCTCGCCGACGAGATCAACCGCACGCCGCCCAAAACCCAGGCCGCGCTGCTGCAGGCGATGCAGGAGTACCAGGTGACGGCCGGCGGCCACACCTACCAGCTCGAGCGGCCTTTCTACGTGCTCGCCACGCAGAACCCGATCGAGCAGGAAGGCACCTACCCGCTGCCCGAGGCCCAGCTCGACCGCTTCATGTTCAACGTGCGCGTCGACTACCCGAGCGAGAGCGAGGAGCGGCGCATCGTCGAGACGACGACCACGGGCGGCGCGCCGCAGCTCACCGCCGTGCTCAGCGCGCGCGACATCGTCGAGCTGCAGCAGCTCGTGCGGCGCATCCCCGTCGCCGAGCGCGTGCTGGCCTACGCCGTGCGCCTCGCGCGGGCGAGCCGCCCGGACGCCGCTGCGCCCGACTTCGTGCGCGAGTTCATCGCCTGGGGCGCGGGGCCGCGCGCCGGGCAGTACCTGATCCTCGGCGCCAAGGCGCTGGCCGCCCTCGAGGGCCGCGCCGCGCCGGGCATCGACGACGTGCGCGCGGTGGCGCCCAGCGTGCTCCGCCACCGCCTGGTCACCAACTTCAACGCCGAGGCCGAGGGTGTGGACGCGGATGCCGTCGTCGCGCGCCTCCTGGCCGGCGTGGCCGATTGA